The genome window GCTTTTCAAGTTCAGACTTTTCATTTTAATGTTTGCCAGCAGGCCGATGACAGTTGGCCAGAAGTCTAAATTCATCACGAGAAATATCAAGGCTTCTGCCACAATTGCCATCTCCCAAACTGACAGGTTAGATTACATGTCAGTGGAGTGATTAGAAATGCAatggacaaaaacaaaatcGCAGGCCGGCGAGGGGAGGGAGAAATCCTTTGGGGCCTGTCAGACTGGGGAACATCTCTCATTTCAGCCAAGCTCCCGAGAGGTCCTCTGCCTGCATGAgacgggtctgtgtgtgtgtggggaggggtactgagacagattttttggcaCTACTCTGCTGTGCCCAAACACAAATGCCAAAGACTTACAATGGACTCAAACAGCCTTCATTCTGAACCATCACACTAATCTCTTCCTGCATTGTCTCCTGTTCCCATTCTTTGGtttccttgctctctctctctctgtctctctctctgtctctctctctcctcccttgttTCATTGCTAATTAAGAGCACAGACAGCTTTGAAACTAAAGTGCAACCAGAGGTGGGAAAGCAGGGTGGGTAGCAAACCTAGAAAAATCTGGACACACAACAAAACAGCTCCACATCAGTGGGCCAGCCCTGGATTCACAGCTCTTCAGAGGAAGGGATAAGAATGGTAAGGATGGCAGTCACTGTTAAACCTCAAAATTAAgctgcctgacacacacacacgcacacactcagactcaaTAAATGAATCTGCATGATATCTGCGGGTCTTGCCTTATCTTGGTGGACCGTGTCTGAACCATCCGCCATGCCCCCTCCACAGAAATGACAACTGCTGGCTCGGTGGGAGGTGGCTGCCGGTCCCCGGAGCAGAAGGGGGGCTTACGTGGGGGAATAAAGGGGCTGCCATAGTCGGCATGGCAGCCATGTCACCCGGCTCCTGTGGTGGAGGAGTTCATTTCATGTGATATGCAATGTAACAGTCATTAAAGCGCTGTAATTCGCTCCATGCACCGCAACTAATGGGCTTAACACACTGTTAAAAGCACTGTGCTAcacggagaaaaaaaaaacaaacctaGTACTATATATAGGAACCTGATGACAACCAAGTTATGCACAACCTCACATCTCAGAAATGAAGAGTGACATGGAAAGAACCCGATGACTTAATTCAACATAATCATTTGTATTCTCCTGTCAATCTCATCAATATGACCAGTGGGCATAGTCTGATCACCATCCATCTGGTGGTCCTCAAAATTGCATTGTTTCTTCCCCTATTTTCCACATTCAAGATTCCAAGACTCTAATCTTTCATTGTTACTGGGGGACAATCAGATTATCACAGATGAAAGTGCCTGCCATCGTCAAATGTTGGATTTCTTTTGTCATCCAAACGCTCTGTCACCTCGCCAGTGCACGAGCCATTTTTTAAACTGCAGCAGTAAGTCACTTCAAAGGAAATCAAGTGCAGCTCACTCCACTGATCTTCCTGTAATTAAGCCCTTcactgtgctgtactgtgttGCGCTGCACGGCTCTGATGACTCGCTGCTGTTACTCAGGGTCTCTCTGTGCCATGTCACTTCGCCCTGGCGCATCACAAGCCCAGCGTGTTCCTGTCTGAGCAGCTGATTTGACTGGAGCGCGCTCCTCTGCATAACAGATCAGCCAGTGTGCACCGGTGAGGCTGGACAGGAGCGTAATGAGGCCCACTCATGTGATGCTGGGGAGTGGGGAGGGGTATTATCTCccccatgcacacatacacacacacacacacaaacacaaacacacgcacactttaGACAAAGGGTTTAGTAGTGAATCAAACCAGACAGAACCGCTCTCCTGACGGACACATTTGGATCAGCAGCAGAACTGCAACAGCAGACGGCCAGCTGTGTAAATCTATGGTAGGACGGCCGCGCCACCGCATTCTGCCAAGTTCAACATTAGCAAAGATAAATAAAGTCAGCGTTGATGCCTGTTGACGTGCTGCGTTGACATTATTCCTCATTCAACTCGCGCGTGTCCTTGGGCCCTTCGCTCTGTCAATCGTCCAACTACAAGGAGCCATTATCCTAACAACAATGATACTGTGGCAACAATTGAGACTGACGCTTTCCACCACAATTACAATAATCACACAAATCCCGGCGAATGCGTCTCATTCTGTTTCCCCCAAGACTCCAGTCAGCCCCACACAGCAGAGGGGCAAAGTCACACCAGTCTTGTTTATAAAAGAATCACTCACTGGGCTTCTCTCAATAATCCCAACAGATTCAATAAACATTctcttagaaaaaaaaatacaatggcTTTCATGAAAAGGTTTTTGTACCAACATCTCCTGGAATATATTTACGACAAAAAGGCAATGGTTTTTGATACTGCTTGTCATATTCTGTTATGGTTTTTGGGAGATATTTGTACCTTAGAAAAGCATCATACATGGCATACATAAAAGAGATGATACAGTACACATTCCTGTGCTCCTGTTCGACACCAGTGCTGTATGATTCATTTGAGGCCGCTGTCTGAAACGGAGTGGTTACTCTTCTTTTGCATCCatcacagaagagagagaaatgtttctTCCCTTATGCAATTCTGTGTAACTAGGTTAAGCCTGCCTGTGAATCGTGAGGAGGTGTATCTAACTGTTTCCCTCCCATGGACACTGTGAGGACTGAGCTCAGTGAGGAGGACTGAGGAGAGACAGCCCAGCTCTCTATGGCCTCTCCCTGCAGGGTTATGACAGATTTGACACGCTGCCttgcaaataaaaatgtgtccaTTTCATACCACCACTGTGACGAAATGCAGTCTGCTATGCTTCAAACAGAGGTCACCAAGCATGTCTAATCATCATCATAAAGGAATACTACttgaatgtgtgtttttgcgAAGGCTTATGCACTGTGGTGAGTGCATCTGTTTGTACAATAGCAGGCAAGTTGGTGTGTGTTTAGAATCAAAAGGGTCATGCTCATGGTGGGACTTGGTCAGACCATATGTTAGATAAGCACCCTTTATTGGATTCGTTTTTTATGGAAAGCTAAACCAGAGGCATAGTCTTTATACACTGATTTAACATTGTACAATAATTTCAACACTGAAATCTATGAATAAATATATGCACATTCTTCATCTAATATTTGCAAGATGGAGCACAAAAGGGTACCATCTCTGTGGTGAATAAACGTTCCAGAAGTCTCTGGCAATTTCAGTGTTCTGTTCTGACCTTGTCTGGGTCCATTTCACTGATCAATGAAGTCCCAGTAAAGACAATCTATTCATTGTGAAAATACATAATCAACAAAGCGCTTGACAGTTATACAATAACTGCTGTGTACCTATTTGTTGGAGGACGATTTTCAGTTCAATAAACACATTTCAGAAGTCCATATGCAAACAAGATAAAAGCCAAAACCAAATATTTTTATAAAGACACGCCCTTTTTTCAggtgcacacaaacatgtactgtACGCGTACATGACAGCTGCACTAGTGCCCCATCTTTCATACTTTGTATCTTTGTAATTAGATAAATAAAACTGTGGCCGTATAAAAATAACAATTAACAACATTGCTGGTTGCTCTTGCGAAGGCACTTGATAAAAATCTGAGTAATGTATTTCCTCCAGAGCAACGTGAGGGGAAAACACTAATTACAGACTGCAGCATTTCCTCCTTAGTCTTaccattttttttatcagaaaATGGGCTTTTTAGCAGTCATGTATTAAAATTGATACGACCTCTCCAGCACATCAATGTAATCCACCTTGGTTTTCAGCCTGGCCCTCAACTCGGGGTAATCACTTTGGGTTTGATTGGGACATCCTGTCCTTGTCTCGATTGTGATCGTTTGCTTTTGCCTGGCGTCCTGGTTGGTGTGTGGGTACTCGGGAGGCGGGTGCGCATGTCTGTCTGGCATGTCACTAAACCGGGTTTTAGTGCCAAAAAGGCTATCCACAAAGCCCACCTTAGGAGTAGGACCCTGGCTGTCAATCACTGTCGGGCAGAGAATCCCGTTCTCGTGGAAGCCTGTGATGTCTCGGCATGGCGATCCGATGCCCACTATGGTGTTTATGGGGGAGCTGGACACAGCCATGGTCCACTCGTCCTCCTTCTCTGTGAGTGTTCTGTAATTTGACCTGCTTCTCTCTGGacgctcctgctgctgctgctgctgctcctgctgtggCTGCTGTGGATGCTCGGTGTCCTCTGGTCTAGGCTTGTAAATGGGGTTGCTGCACATGTGCACCATAGGGGCAGCGATGCTGTCGTACACGTGAGTGGACGGGGGCGTCTCGGGGACCGGGGCAGGCTGTTCGGGGAATATCCCGCACTCCATCTGGATCCCCGTCAGTCCCACCTCCCCCTGCTTCTTGAAGGGCAGCTTCTCGCGGCGCTTGAGCGCGTACGCGCAGAGCGCCGCCGCCGCGAAGAACGCCGACACGAACAGCACCAGCAGGCTCAGGATGAGCACGGACAGCGGGATGACCGCCTTGGCGGGCTGCGAACCCGGCGCCGGGTAGCTGGACGAGACACCGGCACTGCTGCCAAACGAGACAGGCGAAGGGGAGGAGAGCCGGAGCTCGGGGCAGATGAACTCCACGGGGAGCGAGCGCAGGTCTTTGCCGGCCAGTGGCTCCGGGGTTTTGCAGGCCACCTCACCCACCACCACTACGGAGCTGAGCGTGTCCAGCCACTGCTTGAGGGGCACCACGTCGCAGGTGCAGTCCCACGGGTTCTGGTTCAGGTCGATCTGGACCACGGCCTGCAGGTGCTCCAGCACGCCGCCGACGGGCAGGCCCTGGAAGTAGTTGTTCCGCAAGTTAAGGCGGGCGAGCGACGTGCCGGCGAAGGCCCCCTTGGGTAGCGTTCgcaggaggttgttgttgaGAAACACCAGCTGCAGCGTGGGCATTAGACTAAAAGCCGCCGGGCGGATTTCTCTGATCTCGTTGTACTCAAAGTACAGGTAGCGCAGACTCTGAAGTCCGTGGAACATATCAAGCGTTAGAATCTCAATATTATTGCCATTTAAATACAGACTCCTTAAATTTGGCAAATTGATAAAGGCCCCTTCCTGTATGTACCCGATCTGATTGTTGCCCAGGTGCAGTAGATCCAAACTGGAGAAATTCCAGAAGTCTGACTTGTAAATTTTCTGAATTAGATTCCCACTTAAATAAAGCTTCTTGGCATTAAGAGGTCGCGGCACGAGCTCAGAAATGTTACGAAATCCGTTCTctttacagttgacagttaaACCAAGGTCATTTATGTGTAAATTGCAAGTACAGCCAATGGGACAAATGATTGGGATGGGGGGTCTGGTTTGATAGCCGGCAATGGGAGGCTGATTGGGGAAGACGCTGCGAGGAGTCGGCGGGGTCTTGGACGGCCTTGGCCTTTTCGTTGGCTTCAGGGGTCTCTCCTTCTGCTCGGACGAGGCAGTGTTGTGGTTGACGGAGGACATGGACGAGGGCTTGGTGGGCCTGGCTCTGCCCGTGTAGAACGGCAAATGGGGGATCCCAAAGCGGGCCTCCACCTCCGCCTCGCTCATGGAGGGGCAGAGTTCGGTCCGCTTGATCTCTCGCAGGTCCTTCCCGTGCAGATGGAAGGGGTGCTCGCAGGTGATCTCGCCCACCACCGCCGTGTAGGGGATGCGCTCCAGCCAGGCCTGCAGCTGCACGATATCGCACGCGCAGTTCCACGGGTTCTCCTCCAGCTGGATCTCCATCAGACTGCGGCCGATGTACTCTAGCGTGCCCCTGTAGGCCAGGGCCTTGAGGCGGTTGCCGCGAAGGTCGAGGTGCGTCAGAGACACCGATCTGAACAGGAAGCTGGGCAACGCGGGGATCAAATTGTCATTCAGGATAAGCACCCGCAGCTTGTGCAGGTTCCTGAACGCTCCGCTGTCTATCCTCTTGATAACATTGTAGTCGGCCTGCAGGTACTCCAGGCACTCCAGCCCCAGGAACGTGTCGTTGCGGAACACCTCCAGCTTATTTTCGTGGAGGTACAATCTCTTAAGGGCCCTGAGTCCATGGAAAGCCCCCACATGGATGTCCTGCAGAGCATTGTTCCCCAGATTAATAGCCACCGCATTGTTCAAGTGCAGGAAACTGTTAAAGTAAAGCCTGCGTAAGGAGTTCTTCTGCAGGTACAGCTTAAAAGGCCTTAGCCAGGACTGTGACACCTGGCTG of Alosa sapidissima isolate fAloSap1 chromosome 1, fAloSap1.pri, whole genome shotgun sequence contains these proteins:
- the slitrk3b gene encoding SLIT and NTRK-like protein 3 gives rise to the protein MQSPGFGGRMLWVTLLSTIALGWTTPIPLLDDSEEIDEPCFEPCDCEVKEGLFHVHCDGKGFTNVSQVSQSWLRPFKLYLQKNSLRRLYFNSFLHLNNAVAINLGNNALQDIHVGAFHGLRALKRLYLHENKLEVFRNDTFLGLECLEYLQADYNVIKRIDSGAFRNLHKLRVLILNDNLIPALPSFLFRSVSLTHLDLRGNRLKALAYRGTLEYIGRSLMEIQLEENPWNCACDIVQLQAWLERIPYTAVVGEITCEHPFHLHGKDLREIKRTELCPSMSEAEVEARFGIPHLPFYTGRARPTKPSSMSSVNHNTASSEQKERPLKPTKRPRPSKTPPTPRSVFPNQPPIAGYQTRPPIPIICPIGCTCNLHINDLGLTVNCKENGFRNISELVPRPLNAKKLYLSGNLIQKIYKSDFWNFSSLDLLHLGNNQIGYIQEGAFINLPNLRSLYLNGNNIEILTLDMFHGLQSLRYLYFEYNEIREIRPAAFSLMPTLQLVFLNNNLLRTLPKGAFAGTSLARLNLRNNYFQGLPVGGVLEHLQAVVQIDLNQNPWDCTCDVVPLKQWLDTLSSVVVVGEVACKTPEPLAGKDLRSLPVEFICPELRLSSPSPVSFGSSAGVSSSYPAPGSQPAKAVIPLSVLILSLLVLFVSAFFAAAALCAYALKRREKLPFKKQGEVGLTGIQMECGIFPEQPAPVPETPPSTHVYDSIAAPMVHMCSNPIYKPRPEDTEHPQQPQQEQQQQQQERPERSRSNYRTLTEKEDEWTMAVSSSPINTIVGIGSPCRDITGFHENGILCPTVIDSQGPTPKVGFVDSLFGTKTRFSDMPDRHAHPPPEYPHTNQDARQKQTITIETRTGCPNQTQSDYPELRARLKTKVDYIDVLERSYQF